The genomic interval GGCGAGAACCAGCAATATCAGGAATCTGACCCGACCTTCGGGAACGTCAACCTGACCCCGCATAAATACACCCGCTTGGTGCGGGCATCTGTCGAGTTGCTGGAAGACTCCGCGATCAATGTGGCCGATCTGCTGGCGGACATTTTTGCGGAGGACTTCGCGGCGGCCGAGGACGCGGCGTTTGTGGCCGGTGATGGTGTCAACAAGCCGACCGGTATTGCGCAGGCAGCGATCGGCACGGTGGCGGCCGCGAACACCAGTGACCAAAACCAAGCCGACAGCCTGGTCAAGACTGTATACGCGCTTCCTCGCCAGTACCGGAACGGTGCGGTCTGGTACATCAATTCGAAGGCGATTCAGCGCATTCGCTTGCTGAAGGACGCAAACGGCCGATACATTTGGCAGGATGGCCTGCAGGAAGGAGAACCGGCTCGTCTGCTCGGGTATCCGGTCTTTGAGACGGACGCGCTCGCCGAGTACGACCTTGACGGGGCCGGAGCCGGTACGGACATGGGTTCCAACATCATCTTCGGCAATCCACGCTACTACTACATCGCGGACCGGACCGGCATGCGACTGGAGCGCTCGGCTGACCGGTACTTTGAGTTCGGTCAGGTGGCGTTCCGTTCCGATATGCGAGTGGACGGAAAGGTGGCACTCGCCGACGCGTTCAAGAAACTGACCGGGTTCAAGCATTAATCCGGATGAGGGGAGGGGTGATAACACCCTTCCCGCTCTTTATATTTGGGAGGTGTGAACGATGGCGAGGAAGTACATCGCAAACTGCTTGATCCATGAGGGTTCTCGTATTTTCCAGAAGGGCGACGAGATGATGGGCGTTGACCCGGAACGTATGGAAAAAATGACGAAGCTGCCCGGCTGGAACGGTGAGCCGATGGTCATTGTCGTGGATGAAGAAGACAAAGGCGATGGCAAGACTCTGGAAAGCCAGGTGGAGGATTCGGTCGAGAAGAAATCTGGCCGGAAAAAGTAGGTGATTCCTGCATGGCGTTGGGACCATATGCTTTGCTCACGCTGGTGGAGGCGAAGGATTACCTGAAAATCGAACCCGCTGACACCACCGAGGATGCGCTGCTGGAGCGTCTGATTGACCGGGCCAGCTCCATGCTCGAACGCAAATATGGGCGACCGCTCAAGGAGAGGGCGTTCACGGACGATGTCTATAACGGATCCGGCGATCCGTACCTTGTGCTGCGCACATACCCGGTGACTGTGACGGAAGTCAAGATTGATGATGTTCCGATCCTATCTACCGATTACGTGGTGCAGTTGGAGAATGGCATTCTGGTACGCCGGGGGATTTGGCCGGAAGGGATCGGCAATATCAAGGTTTCCTTTACTGGAGGGTATCAAACGGTCCCGGATTGGCTCAATGCCGAGTGTCTGCAGCTCGTCGCCGATCTCTATGAAGGGCGCTGGGAGGGAGTCTGATGGCCGAAAGATGGGTTCACTTCCGCCAGTTCCGCCATCGGGTGACCATCCAGCAGCAGGTACGGACACCTGACGGACAGGGAGGCTATACCGAGCAATGGGTAGACCTGAAAACCGTATGGGCGCATATCGAGCCGGTTGTGGAGATCTCCCAGGCACGGGAGGAAATCACCGGCCAGCAGCCGGTTCCCATGCTCTCGTACAAGGTCCGGATCCGATACGATGCCGCCATGACCCCGGACAAGCGTTTGAAATGGAGGACGCGCATCTTGGAGCCGCGAGCTGTGATGCCAGAAAACGGGGTCGAGCGCTACATGCTGATGTTCTGTGACGAAACGGTGAGGGCTCATGCCTAAAGTCGAATTTACGCTGCATGCTGCCGGGGCCACCGAAGTGGTGCGGACGCTTAATGATATTCCGCAGCAAAAGGAACAGGCAATCAAGCGCATTATTAACACCACGGCCGCCAACATTGCCCGGAAGGCGAAACAACGGGCACCCGTGGATACCGGACGCTTGCGCGGATCCATTCAAATGCGGCCATATCGGGGCGGCTTGGAGGCCGCAGTCGGAACGAATGTGGAGTATGCTCCCTACATCGAGTTCGGGACGGGAAAAGGGGTCAACGTTCCGCAGCAATACGCCGACTTTGCGGCTCAATTCAAAGGCCACGGCGGATTCCCTCCACCCGGTGTGTTGCTCGACTGGATGAAGCGTCATGGCATTCCTGCGGAAGCGGAGCTTGCGATTCGCCGCAAGTTGTTTTACCAAGGAATTCAGGCTCGGCCGTTTCTATTCAATTCCTTCGAGGAAGAAAAACCGGCATATCTTGCTGCGCTCAGAAAAGCGCTGGGTGATCTGCAATGACTTCTCTGAACGCCATTCAAAAGGCGATTTTCGATAAGTTGGCCGGGGACGCGACACTTGCTCGCATGGTGACCGGTGTGTTTGACGAGGTCCCGCAAGGCACCGGGTTTCCCTACATCACCATCGGGGAAATGACCGAGGTTCCGTTTAACACGTTCGACCGGAAGGGCCGGGACTGCACGGTCACACTCCATATCTGGAGCCAATATCCGGGAAACAAAGAAGCGGTCGAAATCCTCGGCCGGATGAATGCGCTGCTGGATTATGAACCGCTGAACGTCGAAGGTCTCTCGCTGGTCCATTGCCAGTTTGAGAACGCGACAACAATCGAGGAACCGGACGGCAAGACGCGGCATGTTCCGGTTCGGTACCGGGTGGTGGTGCAAGGATGAACAAGGAAGCGCTCATTTCACAGCTTGTTGCTCTAAGGGCCACGATTGACGCGGCTCTTATTTTATTGTCCCAGGACGAAACGCCGCAGTGCGACCACAAAAACCGGCTGTCTCTGACCACGATGGGAGGTTTCGAGAGCTGGTTGTGCAAGGATTGCGGTTTTGAATTTACAGGGGAGGAGTGATGTTCCTATGGCTATGTCCGGAAAAGGACTCAGGGTGAAAGTTGCGACCGCTTCCAACGGTCCATTTAACGAGGTGCAGGATCTGAACGAAGCCAGCATGAGCATGGAAGGCGACAACCAGGATATTACCACGTTCTCGTCGGATTTCATCAAGCGGCTGCAGGGATTGAAGGATGTCAGTTATTCTCTCTCCGGTTTCTACAAGCCGAGTGACACGAACGGTCAGGTGGCAATCAAAAACGCTTTTCTGAACGACACTGCGCTTTACGTACAGTTTCTGCCGGATGGCACGACCGGATTCCAGCAGGAGGTTAAGGTGTCGAGCTTCGAGGTGTCGGCGAGCGCCGACGGTGTGGTGGAAGTTTCGATCGAGTTTGAAGGCTCGGGCGCGATTACTTCGGTCTAGGGAGTGATTTGATGTGGCCATCGCAGGGCGCAAGGCATTGATTAAGGTTTCGGGAGCGCCGGTGGCGTTTGTCAACGCTCCCACCACCCCGAATGCGGATTCAACCGGGTTCCAAATCACGGATCCGAACATGAGAATTCTGGATCCGCAGGCCGCCATTCAGGTGGAACGCTCAACAGACGGGGGAGCCAATTGGACAGTAGTGCCTGTTGCGGAATATAAGCTGAATCGTTTGACTGGTACGGTTGAATTCGCCGCGGCACAAACGGGCGCACAGGTCCGGGTGAGCGGCTCCTATCTTCCCTTGACCACGGCGGGGGAAGCCTACGAGTTTAAGTACACGATGGAAGCGGACAATCAGGACGCAACCACGTTTCAGTCCGATTATGTGAAGCGGACGCAGGGCCTGAAAGACGTAAGCGCTTCTCTCTCGCAGTGGTACGTGGACAGGACCTTTGTCGATAAGCTCACCGATGGCCGACCGGTCCTGCTCGAGTTTTATGTGGACGCGGCGCTTGGAGTGGACTTGCGGATGTGGGCGACCCCTTCCAGCGATGAGGTTTCCGCTTCGGCTGACGGGTTGGTCGAGGAAGCGCTGGAATTCGATGGAACGACTGATGCTGATGGGAGGATGGTTGCATAATGGTTGCAAACGCGTTGCGTGAAAAGATTTTCGCGGCAAAAGATATCAAGTCTGAAATTGTGGAAGTGGAAGAGTGGGGTGTGAAACTGGAAGTCCGGGGCATGACTGGGCGGGCGCGTTCCGAGTTGATTTCCTCTTGTATGGACAATAAGGGGAATTTTGATCTCGTCAAATTGTACCCGCAGATTGTGATCGCGACCGTCTACGATCCGGAAACCGGCGAAAAAGTATTTGATCCGGCAGACCGGGACGCGCTCAATGAGAAAAGCAGCGGTGCTCTGGAAAAGGTGGCGCAGGTCGCCATGAGGCTGTCCGGATTGGATATGGAGGCAATGAATCAAGCGAGAAAAAACTGACGGAACACCCTGAGCGCAGGTTCTATTTCGAGTTGGCCGAGCGCTTGGGGTGTACGGTTTCCGAGCTTCTGGACCGGATTTCGTCAGCCGAGCTGACGGAGTGGATCGCACTATATGAAATCAGGCACAAGGAACGGGAGAAAGCGGAGAAGGAAATGGAGAGCAAGACCAAACCGGCGCATCGGGCGCGGAGGAGGTGACCGGGGATGGCAACGGTCGGCCAGATGATCGTGAAAATCGGGGCCAACATCCGGGATTTCGTCCAGAAAATGCAGCAAACAAGGGACGAGATGCAGGAAACGCAGAAAGCCGTGCAAGGTGTCGGCAAGTCGTTTCAGGACGCTGGAAAAGCGGCGGCCCATTTGGATCCTGTTATCCATAACGCGATTGAAATGAGGAGAATCTTCTCACAAGCGCAGGCGGCTGTCCGGCAAGATTTTGTGGAATTGAGCGCCAGTGCGGGGCAATTTGCAGGGAAAACCGACGAGTTTATCGCCAAAATCGAGGAACTGGGGAAAAAGCAGAAAAAGCTCGCTGACCAAATGCTCGCCAACAACGAGCGGATGAAGGCGAGCTTTATTCAATCGATCGGGGCCATGCTCGCCCGCTCCAATACGTCTGACAAGATCGCCGAGAATCTGGCGCGGATCGGCAATCCGATCCGGACGCTGGACCAGGTCTTGCTCAAAAGCATAGGCAGCCGGTTGGATGAGCTGGCAAAAAGGGGCAACGTGGCAGTTGTGGCGCTCCGGGAGTTGGGGCCGACCGCGAACATGAAGCAGTTGCAGGAGCAGGTCCGGTTGATTAACCAGGGTATCATGCGGATGAATATGCTGGCGCTTGCGTCTGGAGCCGTGTTCGTTGGCATGACCGCCGGTGCCATTCAGTTGTCCAACGCCATAGACGGGCGGTTGGTTCAAGCGTTTGACCAGTTTAAGGCCACGTGGATTGACGCGCTGCGGCCATTCATCACCGCGTTCACTGAGGTTGGATTAGCGATGCTCAAAGCGGGAACCGCCGTGGGCCAGTTCTTCAAGTCGCTTGCGCAAAATGATCCGGTGCTGTCCGCCATGATCTTCGGGTTCCTGTACCTGTTCACGGCGCTTACCCTGCTATTGTCGCCTTTGGCTATCGGCATATCACGGGCTGGTTCACTGGCGGTAGCGTTCAACCAGCTTTGGATGATGATCAAGCCTTTGGTCACCGGATTCCTGACTGTGGCGGGGACGGCGGCCATCATTGCCGCGGCGCTGGTTATCTTGGCCGGGGTGATTTACAAGCTCTGGACCAACTCTGAGGCGTTCCGGAACTCGATCATCAACGGCTGGAATGCCATCAAGACCACGATTTTGAACGCTCTTGCGCCGATTCTTCCAGCGTGGGAGCAGTTCAAACAGGCGTTCCTGAACATGGTGGCCACGTTCGTGGGGGCCGAGCCGAGTATGGGTTCGATCTGGAAAACGCTTGGTGACAAAATTGCTGTGTTCATCAACTGGTTCGTCACCACGGCCTTGCCGATGATCCAGCAGGCGTTCAGCTTTGTCGCCAGTGTGATTGTGACCGCCATGAACATTGGGATAGCGGCGTTCAACAAGATCTCGGAATGGTGGCAAACATGGGGGCCGTGGATCAAGGCGTTTGTCGGCGGCATCTTTGAAAACATCAAAAACATCATCGTGTCAGCAGTCAACATTATTTCGAACATCTTTCAGTTCTTCTCCAATCTGTTGCAGGGGAACTGGAGAGGCGCGTGGGAGAACATCAAGGCGATCCTCTCCAATGCTCTTACGCTGATCTGGAACTGGATTCAGCTTTGGGGCGTTGGCCGCATCCTCGGTTTCTTCCGTGGCATGGGGGATCAACTGGTATCAATCTTGTCGGGGGCGTTTAGCCGGATGTGGTCAGGAGTCACCGGCTGGCTGGGCAGTATCGTCAGCGCGATCACAAGCCGTTTTCAGTCCGTTCTCAATTTCTTTGGCTGGTTGAGACAGTCGTTCTATAACGCCGGGGCCGGTCTGATCGACATGATTGCGAGCGGGATCATGAATTCCGTCTACCGTGTCACCTCGGCCATCTCTTGGGTGGCATCGAAAATCCGGGCGTTCCTGCCGTTCTCTCCGGCCAAGGTCGGGCCGTTATCCGATCTCAACAAACTGGACTTCGCGGGGCCGATCCGGGATTCCATACAAAAGGGATTGCCTGCGGTTCAGACCTCTTTGAATGACATGCTGGCTGTGCCCGCTATATCCGGAGCACCAAGCGGGGCGGCAGCCGGTCAAGGAACGGGAGCGGGCGAGGGCGTCCAGATCATCGTTGAGAACATGACCGTACGGGAGGATGCGGACATCGAGCGGATCGCGCGGCGGCTCCACGAATTATCGCAGCGCAAGCTCCGTGGGAGAGGGGTGTACGCTTAATGCCGGTCACGTTTACCTATCGGGGGATTTCGAGTGCAAGCAAGGGGATCGACATTCTGAATCTCAAAAGAGACCTGTTCCCCACTATCACGGCACGGTTGATGACGGTCTCCTCCCGTTCCGGAGCCTACTATTTCGGGAGCCGGATGGATCCGCGAGAGATCGAAGTAGAAATCCTGCTGCAAGGTTCTTCGCTTACGGATTTCAGGAACAAGGTTCGCGATCTTGCAAGCTGGCTGCAACCGGATGGCGGAGTGGCTGACCTGTCGTTTGACGACGAACCGGACAAGGTATACAGGGCGGTGGTCTCCGGTGACAGCGAGTTCGAGCAAATCCGGGCGTTTGGGAAGGGAAAATTGGTGTTTCTCTGTCCGGATCCCTTTGCGTACAGCACCACCCAGGAGATCCAAAACCTGTTTATGAATATCGTGACTCGGGTCGGTTCCGCTCCCAGCTTTCCGATGTTTGATATCACATTCAAGGTTTCTGCCTCCGAGTTTAAGGTCTTGCATGCGGAATCGGGAAAGTATGTCCGCGTGGTGCGGTCGTTTGCCGCAAATGACCGGCTACAGATCGATTGCGACAAACGTCAGGTCACGCTGAACGGAGCAACGATCATGAATGCCCTTGACATTACGAGCCAGTTTTTTCCGCTTCTGGCCGGAAACAACACGATTGAGGTTCCGCCGTCTGCCACGGCGGACGTGATTTGCACCTATACCCCGAGGTGGTACTGAATGAACCAGATCTTCGTGTTCAACAAAAACGAGGTATTGCAGGCGGTTCTGTCCAATGATGGAGCCGCCTGTCCTTTTTGGGATGCCGTCCACACGGAAGAAATCAACGGCGAAAATTCGTTTGTATTTACGATTCCTGGGAATCATCCGGACGCGGGTTACGTTGTTGAAGGGGGGCTTATTGCCTTTCGGGATCTGGATGGGGATTTTCAGCTGTTTGAAATCCGGCGGGTGACGGAAAAACATGAGCAGGAATTGCTGAAGGAAGTATTTTGCGAGCATGCGGTGTTTGAATTGCTGGACGAGCATATCACCTGGTTTTCGGCCAGCAACATGACACCGCTCCAGTCGCTTCAAACAGCCTTAAACGGAACGCGTTGGCAAGCCGGAACTGTTGAATTAACCGGCGCGCAAAACGTCCGATTCCGCCTAACGAGTGCAATGGCAGCTGTTATGCAGGTGGCCAAACAGTTCAAAGGGGAACTTCGGTACCGTGTGACGATTTCAAACCAAACAATTACCGGACGGTACGTGGATCTGCTGTCCCGAAGGGGCGGGGATTTCGGAAAGCGGTTTGAATACGGGAAGGATATGGGTTCCGTCGAAAGGACAGTCGACACGTCGCAGCTTTACACGGCGGTTTATGCCTATGGGAAATCGGAAAGGCAGCCGAACGGCGACTACATGCGGAAACGTATTGCGGAAGTGGTGTGGAGCAAGGCAAGCGGCAATCCGGCGGACAAACCATACGGACAGGAATGGATCGGTGACGACACGGCGAAATCCCTTTGGGGCCGGGCGGGTGGAACCCGTCACCGGTTCGGGATGTTTGGCGACGATGAGGAAACGGATCCGAAGATCCTGATTCAGAAGGCCTGGGATTACCTGCAGACAGTCAAAGACCCCTTGATTTCCTACCGGATGAACGTGGCCGATCTCGAGCGGCTCACCGGATACGAACACGAGAAGGTTCGACTCGGGGATACCGTTCGCGTAATTGACCGCGCTTTTAATCCGCCTTTGCAGGTATCCGCCCGCGTGATTCAGATCAAACGTGACCTGGTAATGCCGGAAAACACGGAGATCACCTTGGGGAATTTTTTGCCGTCCCTGTACAACAATGCGGAACGGATCGCCGATCTGGAGAAAAAGCAGGGGCTTTATCAGGGAGGTCTGGATCAGCCGGTGGACAATCTGAATGCCTTGATTCGCGAAAACAACAACATGGTCAATGACCATTCATTTGAAATGGTGCAGACAATCGGTTCTGCCGATGCATACCAAACATTCGCGGTAAACACGTCTATTGTCGGGTACGGGAATTATTATTGGTGGAAGTTTGCCGGTTCAAATCCCCGTGTGTTGTCCACGTATAACACCGATGCGCCGCAAATGGCCGCGTTCGATTTTCAGGCGGCTGTAGTGTCCCCGAACAGCCGGCCGTATCAGTACCTTCGGCTGGACAAAGCGGCCGGAATCGGAGGGCCTTATACGCTTTCCGCTTACGTGGCAGCTTATGACGGGACAACAGCGGATGCTTCAGGGACCATCGAAATGTGGGCTTGCAACAACTTGGGGGGCCGTATCCAGAAAATCGGATCTACGTCTTTCACGGTTTTGGCCTCCGAAAAATGGAAATGGAAGCGGTATTCGGTGGTTGTAACCACCAGTTTGCCATCGAATACGAGTTTGCTCGAAATTACGATCACGGCCGCATCTGGAACATTTCTGGTGGACGGGGTGCAATGTGTTCCATTGGTGAATCCGACCGCCTATGACCCGGAATCTTCCCTGTGGCGGGCGCTTCGTGGTATGTCCGGGTACTTCTTGTTCAATCCTCTGATTATCGGCGGGGCCTCGGTGGAAGGAAATCAGGTTTGGCACGACGGGAATGCGAAATGTCAGGCGATGAACGCAACGCTGTTGAACGGTTGGACAAATTACGGGAGTGGATATGGACTAGCAAGATACTGGAAAAATCGTGATACCGTCCAAATCAGCGGATTGGTCAATATGCCCGCCAACGGTGTAGGTACAACGATTTTCCAGCTTCCGGTCGGGTACCGCCCGGCCTATCAGTTGATATTTCCGGTGAACCAAAACTCCAGCCACGCGAGGGTGGACGTAAAACCTGACGGTTCTGTCGTTTTCGTTAGCGGAGCCAATGGTGGATGGGTGGCATTAGACGGGATATCGTTCGTGGTCGAACAGTGAGGAAAGGAAAGGAGGAACCAACCATCATTGGGGATGACTCAAAGACAGAGTGATCCCCATTTGATTTTTGTCGGAAAGGATGTGTCTCAATGGGCGAACAAGGGGTAACGATCACTTTGCGTGAGATTTATGATAGCGTTCAGGAGGGGTGATTCTATGAGTCTGAAAGAATTCGGTATCAGCGCATCTTTGGGAGTGATCGGAACATATTTCACGGCAATACTCGGAGGATGGGATGCCCCTTTGAAAGCGTTGGTGTTGTTCATGATTGCCGATTATGCTACAGGTCTGGCCGCTGCCGTTAAACAAAGGCGGGTCAACAGTGAGGTGATGTTCTGGGGAGGAATCAGAAAAGGGGCTATCCTCCTTGTGATCTTTATGGGCATCCAGTTGGA from Effusibacillus pohliae DSM 22757 carries:
- a CDS encoding DUF3168 domain-containing protein, giving the protein MTSLNAIQKAIFDKLAGDATLARMVTGVFDEVPQGTGFPYITIGEMTEVPFNTFDRKGRDCTVTLHIWSQYPGNKEAVEILGRMNALLDYEPLNVEGLSLVHCQFENATTIEEPDGKTRHVPVRYRVVVQG
- a CDS encoding phage tail protein, which encodes MATVGQMIVKIGANIRDFVQKMQQTRDEMQETQKAVQGVGKSFQDAGKAAAHLDPVIHNAIEMRRIFSQAQAAVRQDFVELSASAGQFAGKTDEFIAKIEELGKKQKKLADQMLANNERMKASFIQSIGAMLARSNTSDKIAENLARIGNPIRTLDQVLLKSIGSRLDELAKRGNVAVVALRELGPTANMKQLQEQVRLINQGIMRMNMLALASGAVFVGMTAGAIQLSNAIDGRLVQAFDQFKATWIDALRPFITAFTEVGLAMLKAGTAVGQFFKSLAQNDPVLSAMIFGFLYLFTALTLLLSPLAIGISRAGSLAVAFNQLWMMIKPLVTGFLTVAGTAAIIAAALVILAGVIYKLWTNSEAFRNSIINGWNAIKTTILNALAPILPAWEQFKQAFLNMVATFVGAEPSMGSIWKTLGDKIAVFINWFVTTALPMIQQAFSFVASVIVTAMNIGIAAFNKISEWWQTWGPWIKAFVGGIFENIKNIIVSAVNIISNIFQFFSNLLQGNWRGAWENIKAILSNALTLIWNWIQLWGVGRILGFFRGMGDQLVSILSGAFSRMWSGVTGWLGSIVSAITSRFQSVLNFFGWLRQSFYNAGAGLIDMIASGIMNSVYRVTSAISWVASKIRAFLPFSPAKVGPLSDLNKLDFAGPIRDSIQKGLPAVQTSLNDMLAVPAISGAPSGAAAGQGTGAGEGVQIIVENMTVREDADIERIARRLHELSQRKLRGRGVYA
- a CDS encoding distal tail protein Dit; protein product: MPVTFTYRGISSASKGIDILNLKRDLFPTITARLMTVSSRSGAYYFGSRMDPREIEVEILLQGSSLTDFRNKVRDLASWLQPDGGVADLSFDDEPDKVYRAVVSGDSEFEQIRAFGKGKLVFLCPDPFAYSTTQEIQNLFMNIVTRVGSAPSFPMFDITFKVSASEFKVLHAESGKYVRVVRSFAANDRLQIDCDKRQVTLNGATIMNALDITSQFFPLLAGNNTIEVPPSATADVICTYTPRWY
- a CDS encoding HK97-gp10 family putative phage morphogenesis protein, which translates into the protein MPKVEFTLHAAGATEVVRTLNDIPQQKEQAIKRIINTTAANIARKAKQRAPVDTGRLRGSIQMRPYRGGLEAAVGTNVEYAPYIEFGTGKGVNVPQQYADFAAQFKGHGGFPPPGVLLDWMKRHGIPAEAELAIRRKLFYQGIQARPFLFNSFEEEKPAYLAALRKALGDLQ
- a CDS encoding phage tail spike protein — its product is MNQIFVFNKNEVLQAVLSNDGAACPFWDAVHTEEINGENSFVFTIPGNHPDAGYVVEGGLIAFRDLDGDFQLFEIRRVTEKHEQELLKEVFCEHAVFELLDEHITWFSASNMTPLQSLQTALNGTRWQAGTVELTGAQNVRFRLTSAMAAVMQVAKQFKGELRYRVTISNQTITGRYVDLLSRRGGDFGKRFEYGKDMGSVERTVDTSQLYTAVYAYGKSERQPNGDYMRKRIAEVVWSKASGNPADKPYGQEWIGDDTAKSLWGRAGGTRHRFGMFGDDEETDPKILIQKAWDYLQTVKDPLISYRMNVADLERLTGYEHEKVRLGDTVRVIDRAFNPPLQVSARVIQIKRDLVMPENTEITLGNFLPSLYNNAERIADLEKKQGLYQGGLDQPVDNLNALIRENNNMVNDHSFEMVQTIGSADAYQTFAVNTSIVGYGNYYWWKFAGSNPRVLSTYNTDAPQMAAFDFQAAVVSPNSRPYQYLRLDKAAGIGGPYTLSAYVAAYDGTTADASGTIEMWACNNLGGRIQKIGSTSFTVLASEKWKWKRYSVVVTTSLPSNTSLLEITITAASGTFLVDGVQCVPLVNPTAYDPESSLWRALRGMSGYFLFNPLIIGGASVEGNQVWHDGNAKCQAMNATLLNGWTNYGSGYGLARYWKNRDTVQISGLVNMPANGVGTTIFQLPVGYRPAYQLIFPVNQNSSHARVDVKPDGSVVFVSGANGGWVALDGISFVVEQ
- a CDS encoding phage major capsid protein — its product is MKCKFADKKAEQLHELKFEELRSCNCERCAPIADVKELEQLRAFKQEQDLKAAAIEEGKRLAKEIIETGKAVNDELKDMVQQVVQEELKSAGFDFSTPIQRLVEKKMQFDVSNAPRINSRHGRDQLSPEMKSFIHWAKTGEVIDRKALAGGTANAGGYLVPEEFRSEVIRKLAALTVVRRSGARAFPVSSDSISIPVVSANGSGAWTGENQQYQESDPTFGNVNLTPHKYTRLVRASVELLEDSAINVADLLADIFAEDFAAAEDAAFVAGDGVNKPTGIAQAAIGTVAAANTSDQNQADSLVKTVYALPRQYRNGAVWYINSKAIQRIRLLKDANGRYIWQDGLQEGEPARLLGYPVFETDALAEYDLDGAGAGTDMGSNIIFGNPRYYYIADRTGMRLERSADRYFEFGQVAFRSDMRVDGKVALADAFKKLTGFKH
- a CDS encoding phage holin family protein — its product is MSLKEFGISASLGVIGTYFTAILGGWDAPLKALVLFMIADYATGLAAAVKQRRVNSEVMFWGGIRKGAILLVIFMGIQLDLLLGNPEPIFRTLCLYFYIAREGLSVVENLGILGLPMPAFFKNTLEQLNDKGQQQN
- a CDS encoding phage head closure protein is translated as MAERWVHFRQFRHRVTIQQQVRTPDGQGGYTEQWVDLKTVWAHIEPVVEISQAREEITGQQPVPMLSYKVRIRYDAAMTPDKRLKWRTRILEPRAVMPENGVERYMLMFCDETVRAHA
- a CDS encoding head-tail connector protein, which produces MALGPYALLTLVEAKDYLKIEPADTTEDALLERLIDRASSMLERKYGRPLKERAFTDDVYNGSGDPYLVLRTYPVTVTEVKIDDVPILSTDYVVQLENGILVRRGIWPEGIGNIKVSFTGGYQTVPDWLNAECLQLVADLYEGRWEGV
- a CDS encoding phage tail tube protein; amino-acid sequence: MAMSGKGLRVKVATASNGPFNEVQDLNEASMSMEGDNQDITTFSSDFIKRLQGLKDVSYSLSGFYKPSDTNGQVAIKNAFLNDTALYVQFLPDGTTGFQQEVKVSSFEVSASADGVVEVSIEFEGSGAITSV